The following is a genomic window from Borrelia coriaceae.
AGCTTCTTTAATCTTATGAATCATAGCCCATGGATCTGCTTTGGCCACCTCATCTGCTAGCTTTGCAGTTTCACCCACAGTCGCATTACTAGCACCAGCTAAAGCTTTAGGACCATTAGTACCTTCCACTACAATATTTCTGTCATCTCCTTTTTTAATAATATCTACCGCCTGAATTCTTTGCTATTTCATTTGCTATTTCAATGATTGCCCTTACATTTTCACTTACTGCATTAACATCTGTCTCAGCAGCACTAGTATTATTATTATCACCAATAGCAATACCACTAGCTCCTTTAGAAACCCCAGTAAGATTAGTTAGTGCATTAATTAGTTTGTCAAAAACATCATCTGCTACTTTAATAGCACCCTTAACAGCTTCAATTGTATTCCCATCAACATTCTTTGCTTCAGATATTTTACTTGATAAATCGTTCAATTTATTCTTAGTGACTGTAAGTGCTTCTCCTAGCTTCTCAAAGTGTTTTCCTACTTTATCTCTAGTATCATCAGATTTAACAGCACTAAATCCTAACGCATCTCCTATGGTATTACCAAAAGAACCGAATATTTCTTGAAAGTTATGACCTATTTTGACAAGAGAATCAAAGAAAGTATTTTTCTTCTCAAGTTCTTCTATTACTCCACTATTACAAGAAAGGAATAGAGAGATAAATAATGTTGCACAAATACTTTTTATCTTAATATTTTTAGTATTTATTTTCATATATTACGTGCATCTTGGTTTCCTATTCTTTAACTAAAGAAGCTAGATACAAAAAAATAGAAACATTTCCTATACAAGAACTATTTCCATCTAAATGATTTTATTATTTATACTCTCAATTTGACTTCTTACTTACCTTTTAATTAAAAACTAACTTTTAACAGTCCCTACCTTAGTAGCAGGAGTTATAATCTCTGCAATTGCAGATGATGATGCGTTGTTAGAGGTCGCTAACAACGCATCCACTAATTTATTGAGCTCACATAGTTGGGGGTTCCTGTTACCATTTACCTTTTGCACCACTATTTCTCTTTATAGCTTCTTCTCATAAACTTCTTATACAGAACTATCTACTTGACCAAGAATTGGATCTACAAACTAAATTGATAGCTTTGGCAATAGAAACAAATAACAATGAACTTGAAAAAACAAATTATTAATGTTCAGGCTAAGAAAAATGAGTTAATCAATAAATTAAAAGGGCTACATCCAATAGCACATTAAATGCCCTAGCAATTAATAAACCATTATGACTATCATTATCATCTTTAAGTCTATCTGCCTAAATTTTCTTTTTAATAGCTTTATCTAACTCATCTATTGACTTTACGAAAGCTTATAATGATTTAACACTTGCTGCACAATAATAAATAATCTATTTTATCTTTTTACTTACTGTCTTCAAATCAATCACTGTCCCATCAACTTTAACTGTCTATTCTCCTTTACGGCACTAATCCTCAATTTTTACAAAATACTATTAAAAATAAAAAGTCATTTCTATTATTGCACTTCTTTGGAAACAAAAATATAAAAGACAACCTAGACTCATATCTAAGATTGCCTTTTACTCTTATTCCTAAATAATTTAATATTTAACTTACTACTTATTACCTGCTTCTGAAACTGATTCCTGTGAACTTTTTGCTTTATTAATTTTCTCTTTTGCTTTCCCAATCGCATTCTTTACTGTTTTTTTAATTAGATCTTCTACTGCCACTAATAGTTTATTTACTGCAGTTACTCCTACTCCTTGTATTTCTTTTCCTTCTCCTGCACTACCATCTGCTGCTGCTCTTGCTAATTTTCCATCTTTAACCAATGAGCGTAAGGCTATTCCTCCTGCTAATGCAGCTGCTTTAGCTGAATTTTGTGCCACAGTAGATCCTGAATTACCTATTGCAAACGACACAGCAGTTGTATTTCCATCTGCACCACTTCCTCCTATTTGTGAATCATTTTCTTTTGATTGAACTATTGAGGCCAGCATGTCCTTTCCACTTACTGTAGCAAGTATTGTTGCTGCTTTACATTCATCTCCTGGTGATGGTTTAGTATTACTATTTGTAGATAATATCTTAGCTCCATCTTTATTATCTACTCCAGTTGCATTATTTAATGCTAAAGTCCCTGCTTCTGGCTTTGCAACACCTACTTTCACTGCTTCATCTACTATTCCTTGAAATGCTGTAAGGACTTTCTTTAACTTATCTTGATTTGCTGCTACCCCTTCTTTAGCACCAGCGTTACTTACTGCTTCACCTATATTTTGGCTAGAATCACCTATATCCTTTAAAGACTCTAAATGGCCTTTTAAGACTTCCAATGTCTTCTTAGCTGAATCAACAGCCTCTCTAATTGCCTTGCTTAATAGACCATCTTTATCAATATCTGATACAGCTTTTACTGCTACTTGTTCTAATGCATCTGCCGTTTTCCCAAGTTTCTCACCTAAAATACTAAAATATTCTCCTACCTGACTCTTCTTTGTATCTCTAGTTACTCTTAAACCTAATGTATCTGAGATCAACTCTATAAAAGAATAAAATGCATTCTCAGTACTTCTACCTACATCCATTAGTACATCAGTTAATCGTTTTTCAGCTTCTGCACTCTCCCCTGAATTATTACAAGAAAGGAACAAAGAAATAAATAATGTTGCACATATACTTTTTACTCTAATATTTTTAATATTTATTTTCATATATTATGTGCACACTCTTTTTTCTTTCCTTTAAATAAAAAGGCTAAATACAAAAAAGGAAAACAACTCTCACATAAAAGAGTGTTCTCCTTCTATAACTTTATATTTAATTTAATTACTGACCAATTTATTTAGTAGCAAGACTACCAGATTCAGCAAAATCAGTTTCAATAGTTTCGGAGTATTGTACTTTCTTTACAGCTTCTCTTACTTTCTCTAGATTGCTTGCTACTGTTTGCCTAATTATCTCACCTAGTACCCCTAATACCTTATTTACAGCACTAGCAGCAGCTGCTTTAACTGCACTTTTATCAGTATCATTATCTTGAGCACTAAACTTACCACCTTTAGTTATAGCCTTCAAAGCAACAGCTGCTGCTAAATCTGCATTTGTAGCAGCATTGGAACCATTATCACCAACTGCATTAGCACCAGTAGCTAATTCTCCAGCTTTATTATCAGTACCAGCATTAAGTTGAGCAGTATTAGCTGTAGCATCTTTTATCTTATTAATCATCGCCCATGGGTCTGCTTTAGAAACTTCAGAAGCTAAAGCAGGACCTGAACCAGCAGCATCAGCTTTACCCCCAAGTGCATCAGGCGCAGTACTAGCCCCTGCATTAATTTTAGCACCTTCGCTCCCCTTTTTAATATCTACTTTAAATATCTCTGCTATTTCAACAATTTTCTTCACATTATCAATGATAGTCTTAACATCATTAGAATCAGCAACTTCGGCTTTAGCTGCAGCAGAAGCTATATCACCAATCTCAGCCCCAATTCCTTTAGTTACACTAGCAAGTTTAGTTAGAGCAACAATTAACTTATCAAAAACTTCTTTTATTCCTTGAATAGCAGTTTTAACAGTCTCAACGCCTTTAGCATCAGCATGAGGAGTAGAAGTTATGTCTTTTGCCAAACCATCTAATTTACCTCTAGTATCTTCTAAGCCTTTTTTTATTTTCTCAAAATGGAGCTCCCACCTTTTCTTTCTTATCACCAGATTTAACAGCATTAAATGCTAATGCGTCTCCCATAGCATTACCAAAAGAACCGAATATTTCTTGAAAGTCATGACCTATTTTGACAAGAGAATCAAAGAAAGTATTTCTCTTTTCAAGCTCTTCTATCCCATTATTACAAGAAAGGAATAAAGAGATAAATAATGTTGCACAAATACTTTTTAATCTAATATTTTTAATATTTATTTTCATATATTACGTACCTCCTTTTAAACTTATCCCTTAACTAAAGAGGTTAGACACCAAAAAAGGAAAACTACTCCTATATAAGAAGTGTTTTCCTAAAATGACTTTATTATTTTGTTTACCTATCTTTTCCTAAATTTTATTTACTTCCCTACTTATCAGCTCCTGATTCACTTGTTTCTGATGACACATCTCCTTGTTTAACTGCTGCTAATGCTTCACTTATTGTTTTTAAACCACTATCAACAGTATTTCTAATAGCGATGATAAGAGTACTTAATGTCTTATTTACTGCACTTGATGCTGCCCCCTTTACTGCATTGACATATTTAACATCATTCTTAGCCGAAAATTTACCACCTTTCGCCATTGCTCTTAAGGCAATACCAGCTGCTATTACCGCATCCTTTTGTGCATCTACTATATCAATATTTTTATCAGCTAATTGCATAGTAGCAGCTGCAATCTCAGCAGCATTTGTTGCCGTTTCAATTTTATTCCCGGAAGCAGCATCCTTAGAAATAGCAATAGCTTGAAGAATATCAGCACCTGTTATGGCTCCAATAGATGCACTAGCGGCTGCCGCTTCAGCTTCTCCAGCACCATTAGTTTTATCATTAAATAACTTACCAACTGTTTTATTATGATTTTTGTCAGTAACATTAGCATCTGACTTTCCTTCATCTTGTTTGAAAACTATTCCTATAATAGTCTTAATTCCTTTTACAAGTGCGTTTACACTTGTAACATCTGCGGGGTTAGCATCTTGATTTTGCTCAACATTCCCAATAGTACCAGAACCCGTAGCCCCACCAGCTGCAATTTTAGCACCTTCTACAATCTTATCTAATGTAGCTATACATTTATCAACAGCTGTCTTTACATTTGGATACTTCCCATACTCCACTTCAACCTTGCTTAACTTCTCTTTAACTTTTTCTATAGTGTCAGCAATATCAGTAAAATATTTTCCTATAGCTTCTTTTTTAGTATCAGCCTTAATACCTAAAACACCACCAAGCATATCTCCAAAGGAAGTAAAGATATCTAAGAATCCTTGTCTTAAATTAGATATAGAGAGTATAGAATCCCTTTGCTTTTGAAGTTCTTCTATTCCATTATTACAAGAAAGGAATAGAGAAATGAATAATGTTGCACATATACTTTTTACTCTAATATTTTTAATATTTATTTTCATATATTACGTGCCTCCTTTTATCTTTCCTGTAACTAAAGAGGCTAAACACAATAAAAAGGAAACTACTCCTATCAAAAGAAATGCTTCCCTTTAATGACTCTATTACTTTGTTCTACTATTTATTTAGTAGCAGTACCAGCTTCAGTTGATTCAGTAGTAATCTAAGAATACTTTATTTTTTGAACAGCAGATTTAATTTTATCAAGTTCAAGATTTATTGTTTTTCTAATGATAAAATTAATTATTCCTAATACTTTATTCACAGCACTCACAGCAGCTGCTTTAACTGCTACTGCTTCATTATCATTTTGAGCACTAAATTTACCAGTCTTCGTCATTGCTTTGAAAGCTACGGCAGCCGCTAGGTCTGCAGTAGTAGCTGCACCAACATTACTATGAGAACTATTAGTTCCAATAGCTAATGCTCCTGTTTCATTATTATCATCACCTTTAAGGATCACACCATCAGTTTTAGCATTTTCAATCTTGGCAATCATTGCCCATGGATCTGCTTTTGATACTTCATCTGCTAAATTAGGACCAGCATTAGCTGAAGCCTTATTATTATTGCTACCAACAGGGGCTTCTACTGCCTTAGTAGCATTTTTTACTTGCTCACCGTTATTCCCTTTTTGAATAAAATTTACGCCTGAATTTTTTGCTACTTCATTGGCTATCTCAATTATAGCTTTAACTCCCTCAGTAACAGTTTTAACATCAACGGCAGAAGCACCAGCAGGAGGAGCAGCACTTGTATTAGTATCACTAATCTTACCAGCTTCTTTAGTTACACCAGCAAGTCTACTTACAGAATCAATTAATTTTGTAAGTACTTCACTAACTTCTTTAATAACACCATCAACACCTGTATTATCAGCATGGGGAATAGAAGATATTTCTTTTGCTAAACCATCTAATTTACCTTTAGTATCTCCTAATCCTTTTCCTATCTTTTCAAAATGTGCACTTATTGCATTTCCAGTATCACCAGATTTAACAGCATTAAATCCTAATGTTCCACCAAATGAATCACCAAAAGAAGTGAAGACAGACAAGAAGTCATTACCTAACTTAGCAAGTGAAGATAAGAAGGTATTTCTCTTCTCAAGTTCTTCTATTCCATTATTACAAGAAAGGAATAGAGAAATAAATAATGTTACACAAATACTTTTTACTTTAATATTTTTAATATACTACGTGAATCCTTTTGCCCTATTCCTCAAAAAAAGGCTAAAGATAAAAAAAGGAAAACATCTCACATAGAGAAGTGTTTCCCTTTAATGACTTTATTAGTTTGCTTACTTATCTTTTTCCAACTTTCATTTACTTCCCCCTTACTTAGTAGCTACAGATTCACTTGTTTCTGCTGACACATCTCCTTGTTTAACTGCTGTTAATGTTTCACTTATTGTTTTTAAACCACCATCAACAGTATTTCTTATTGCTATTACTAAAGTATTTAATGTCTTGTTAACTGCACTTGCTGCTGCTCCATTTATTGCATCAGCAGCTTTTGCTGCATCAGTAGTATCAGACGCAAATTTACCACCCTCAGCCATAGCTCTTAAGGCTATCCCTGCTGCTATTACTGCATCTTTCTGTATTGATGATGAAAGAGTCTGAGCACCACCTGTTGTACAAGCAGCAACACTTGCAGCATCGGTTGCTGTGTTAATCGCAACTGAAGAAGTAGCCTCACCTGACTTTGATATAGCTTTCAATATATCAGCACCACTTACAGCTCCTATTGATGCATTTGCTGCCGCTGCTTGAACTTCTTTTCCATCACTACCTTTAACACCACTAAATATTTTACCTATATTAACTTTTTCCGAACCTGTGGTCCTATCAAATGTTGGATTTCCTTCATTACTATCTAATACTACCCCAACGATCGCCTTCAGCCCATTAACAATTAAATTTACTGAATCTTTTTTTGCAGAAGCAGCATCTTGACCACTTTTAGTAGCACCACCAATAGCATCACTACCACGAGCACCACCAGCTGCAGTTTTTGCTCCTTCCTCAATTTTTTCTATAGTTTTAATAAATTCGTTAACCTTTTCTTTTACCTTTGCATAATTACCATTTTCAGCCATAATGGCATTTAATTGCTCTTTTACTGATTTCATGGTAGTTGCAATATTAGTAAAATATTTTCCTATAGCATCCTTTGTAGTATCAGTTTTGATACCCAATGTATCTGTTACCATATCTCCCAAAGCAGTAAAAACTGATAAGAACCCCTTTCCTAAATTGGCTATTGAATTCAAAAATTGATTCTTCTTCTCAAGTTCTTCTATTCCATTATTACAAGAAAGGAATAAAGAGATAAATAATGTTGCACAAATACTTTTTACTTTAATATTTTTAATATTTATTTTCATATATTACGTGCCCCCTTTTTCCCATACTTTAAATCAAGAGGCCAAATAAAAATAAGGAAAACTAATCCTATACAAGAATTGTTTTCCTTTCATGATTTTATTATTTCAATTATTTATTTTTTCATTATTTATTTAGTAACAGTATCAGATTCAATAGTCACAGGAGCAACAGCATCATTTATGTTCATAGCATCTTTAACAGTTTTAAGTCCTTCATCAATTGTTTTTCTTATTGCTATAGTTAGGGTATTTAATGCTTTAGTCACCGCACTTACTACCGCTCCCTCTACTACTTTCTTTGACTCACTAGCACTACCATTAGCAAACTTACCACTCTTAGCCATTGCTCGCAGTGCAATAGCTCCTGCTATAATTGCATCTTTGGGAATTGCAGAAACATTACCGGTTAATTCTTTAGCAAATTTGACAGCATCACTATTGTCTTTAACCATGGCTTTTAATATGTCAGCACCTGTTACTGCCCCAACAGCTTTAGCTGCATCAGCTGCTACTTTTTTAGGAGAACTACCAATAGCAGTATTACCAAATAATTTCCCTGCTTCACCATCACCAGCATTCGCGGTTCTTGAACCAAGATCGTCGGCCTTTTTATCATCTCCAGCTTCAGCATTACCCCCATCTTTTAATACTATATCTACTATACTCTTAATCCCCTTTATTAAGTTCTCAACACCAGTGCTAGCAACTCCACTAGCATTTTGAGCAATATTAGCAATCAAATCATCACCTGTAATACCAATAGCCTCACTAGCAGTCCTAGCTCCTTCTATTATCTTACTGAGTGTATTATTAATGAACTTTTCCACTTCTTTTTTAACAGCATCAGCATTAGGCTTATTATCTCTTTCCATATTAGCAACAATTTTCTCAAGCTTATCTTTAGTTCCTTGTACAGCATCTTGTACTTTTTTAAAGTATTTCCCAACATCAGACTTTGGAGTAGTCTCATTAAATCCTAAAATCCCACCAAGTGTACCACCAAAAGAAGTAAAGATATCTAAGAAGTCATTACCTAAATTAGCAAGTGAAGATAAGAAAGAATTTCTTTTTTCAAGTTCCTCTATCCCATTATTACAAGAAAGGAATAAAGAGATAAATAATGTTGCACAAATACTTTTTAATCTAATATTTTTAATATTTATTTTCATATATTACGTGCCTCCTTTCTACCTATCCCTTAACTAAAGAGACAAAATATAAAAAGGGGAAACATCTCTCCTCAAGAAAGGTTTCCCTTAATGGATTCATTACTTAATTTACGTATTGCCTATTATTTAGTATCAGTACCAGATGCAGTCACTTCTGAAGACTGATCCTCTTGTTTAACTTCGGCTAGCACCTTATTTATTATTTTTAAACCACTATCGACAGTATTTCTTATTGCTATTATAAGAGTACTTAATGTCTTATTTACTGCACTAGCGGCTGCACCATTGACTGCATTAGAATGTTTAGCATCATTATTAGCAGCAAATTTACCACTCTTAGCCATTGCTCTTAGGGCTATACCAGCTGCTATTACTGCATCTTTTCTTGCGTCTTCTTTAATATCTTGCTTACCACTTGCATTAGCCTTAGCAATAGCAATCTCTGCTGCAGTACTTGCTTGATCAATATCTTTATTCTCAGTAGCCTTCTCAGAACTAGCAATAGCTTTAAGAATATCCGCCCCAGTTATAGCTCCAATTGATGCACTAGCTGCAGCTGCTGCTTCTTCTGTACCACTTGCCTTCTTTTCAAACAATTTACCAACTACTTTATTTTTCTCCCCATCAGTCTTAGTAGCATTTGGATCCCCTTTACTCTCTAAAAGTACTCCAACAATTGTCTTAATTCCTTTAACAAGTGCGTTTACACTTGTTTCATCAGCAGGTGTAGGCTCCTGGCCAGTAACAGTAGCACCACCAATCTTTGCGTCCCCCTTGGCACCACCAGCAGCGATTTTAGCTCCTTCCTCGATTTTTTCTATAGTTTTAATAAATACGTTAACTTTTTCTTTTACCTTTTCATAATTACCACTTTCAGCCACAATACTATTTAGTTTTTCTTTCACTGATTTCATAGTGTCAGCAATATTAGTGAAATACCTTCCTATATCTTCTTTTGTAGTATCAGCTTTAATACCAAAAGCATCAGAAACCATATCCCCAAATAATGCAAAAACATCTAAAAATCCTTGTCTTAAATTAGATATAGAGAGTATAGAATCCCTTTGTTTTTCAAGTTCTTCTATTCCATTATTACAAGAAAGGAAAAGAGAGATAAATAATGTTGCACAAATACTTCCTACTTTAATATTTTTAATATTTATTTTCATATATTACGTGCCTCACTTCCCCCCTTTCCTTTAACTAAAGAAGCTAAATAATAAAGAAAAATCCACAATAAAACAAATATAAAAGCTAGGAGAACTATTATATCCCTAGCTTTTTATTCATTGACTTTATTTCTTGCAATGACTTACTCTCTAAATAAATACTAATCTTAGTAATAATCTTTAAATTACTTATCTCTTAGTTAGCTTTATTTAGTAACGACCTCTAACCTAGCAGGTTCTTTAACCCCCTTGATCGTCCCTTTTAATACTTCATTTGCAGCATTTAATAAATCACCAATTGCCTTGTTTAAAGTAATAAGTTCACTAGCGCCTTTATCTTTACCACTATCGTTTATATCTATAGCTTTTTTTGCATTAGCATCAGTAGCAGCTCCACTAGCGGTTCCTAAATCAGCACTCGAAGTTCTCAATTTTTTTACAAATTCCTCAGCCTTGTGTGCAACAGCTTTAACTTTATCTTCTAAACCTTTAAAAAATTCTGTAACTTTCAATTCTTTGGATTTTTTCTCTATAATTTCAGCCACCTTATATGCCCCTGCTAGTAATGGAGTATAATGTGCACCAGCACCAGAATCGTCTTCTAGCCCATTTTGACCAATTTTTTTCTTAATACCTTTAGAAATACCATCTATTATTGACTTAACTAAAGTTTCTATCTCTTTTACATTCACCACAAAAGTGCTTACCTCTTTAATTTTTCCACTTACCTCAACTAAATCAATTACTCTCCCATCAGCCATAGCTGCTTGCCCATCTCTAAGCTCTGGTCCTGCATTATTGCAAGATAAAAATAAAGAGATAAATAATGTTGCACAAATACTTTTTATCATAATATTTTTAATATTTATTTTCATATATTACGTGCTTCATTTAACCACCCTTTAACTAAAGAGACTAAATTAAAAAAAAGGGAAACGTCCCTTATAAAAAGAAATGTATCCCTTTAATAATCTTATTATTTATTTCGATGATTTATTTAGTAGCAGAAGCTGATTCAGTAGTTACAGGAATATCATTAGCATTAATTTTTATAGTATCTTTAACAGTCTTAAGCCCTCCATCTATTGTTTTTCTTATTGCAATAGTTAATGTATCTAATGCTTTAGTTACTGCACTTACTGCTGCGCCTTTAACTGCAGTGGCAACATCAGCTTTAACACCATCACTAGGACCAGAGAACTTACCATTCTTAGCCATTGCTCGCAGTGCAATAACACCTGCTATAGTTACATCTTTAGCTTGATTTGCAGCAGTGACACTAGCAACATTTTCGAGTATTTTTAGCGCTAACACAGCAGCTTTGCTACCAACACCCGTAGAAATAGCTTTTAATATGTCAGCGCCAGTTACTGCTCCAACTGCTTTAGAAGCATCTTTTGCTGCTTTTGCTGCATTACCAGCATCACCGGAACCGTCCTTGGCAAACAATTTACCTGCATTACCATCAGTTCCACCAGAAGAAGCAGTTCTTGCCTCACCAGCAGCTCCAGTAGCATCTTTAACAGGACCGTTAGCATCCCCCGCATCAGCATTTCCTTCTTTAAGTACCGCATCTACAATATCTTTAATTCCCTTGACTAGATTATCAACTTCAGTACCAGCATTGCCAGCATTCTGCGCAGCAACATTACCAAGTAGTTCATCACCTGTAATACCAATAGTATCACTAGCAATTTTAGCACCTGTAATTATCCTATCAAGTTTTTCACTAACTAATGTTTTTACAACTGCAGCAGTAGCTTCTGCATTAGGATTACCTTCAGGTTTCATGTTCTCAACAATTGTGTTAAGCTTACTCTTAACTCCTTCTACAGTAGTTTCAATTTTTTTAAAGTAATCTCCAACCTCAGACTTTTTAGTAGAAGCATTAAACCCTAAAACACCACCTAGTGAATCACCAAAAGAAGTGAAGACATCTAAGAAGTCATTACCTAAATTAGCTAGAGAGGATAAGAAAGTATTTCTCTTCTGAAGTTCTTCTATCCCATTATTACAAGAAAGGAAAAGAGAAATAAATCATGTTGCACAAATACTTTTTACTCTAATATTTTTAATATTTATTTTCATATATTACGTGCCTCCTTTTCTCCCATCCCTTAACTAAAGAGACAAAATATAAAAAGGGGAAACATCTCTCCTCAAGAAAGGTTTCACTTAATGGATTCATTACTTAATTTACGTATTGCCTATTATTTAGTATCAGTACCAGATGCAGTCACTTCTGAAGACTGATCCTCTTGTTTAACTTCGGCTAGCACCTTATTTATTATTTTTAAACCACTATCGACAGTATTTCTTATTGCTATTATAAGAGTACTTAATGTCTTATTTACAGCACTAGCTGCTGCATCTTTAACTATAGCAATAGCATCGTCAGCAGTAGTCTGCCCAGCGAATTTACCACCTGTAGCCATAGCTCTAAGTGCTATAGCCCCTGCTACTGTTGCATCTTTAGCACTATTTACAGCATTGACACTACCAGAATTTTGTGTATTTTTAGCTAACGTAGCAGCTGCACCACCTTCTCCTTGAGAAATAGCTTTTAAAATATCAGCCCCAGTTACTGCCCCAACAGCTTTTGCTGCATCAGCTGCTGCTTTTTTTGCATTGGCAGCCCCAGCACCGGCATTATTATTAGCAAATAAATGACCTGCATTATCATTACTATTAGCTCTTGGAGTCTGACCATCGT
Proteins encoded in this region:
- a CDS encoding Vsp/OspC family lipoprotein produces the protein MKINIKNIMIKSICATLFISLFLSCNNAGPELRDGQAAMADGRVIDLVEVSGKIKEVSTFVVNVKEIETLVKSIIDGISKGIKKKIGQNGLEDDSGAGAHYTPLLAGAYKVAEIIEKKSKELKVTEFFKGLEDKVKAVAHKAEEFVKKLRTSSADLGTASGAATDANAKKAIDINDSGKDKGASELITLNKAIGDLLNAANEVLKGTIKGVKEPARLEVVTK
- a CDS encoding variable large family protein, giving the protein MKINIKNIRLKSICATLFISLFLSCNNGIEELEKRNSFLSSLANLGNDFLDIFTSFGGTLGGILGFNETTPKSDVGKYFKKVQDAVQGTKDKLEKIVANMERDNKPNADAVKKEVEKFINNTLSKIIEGARTASEAIGITGDDLIANIAQNASGVASTGVENLIKGIKSIVDIVLKDGGNAEAGDDKKADDLGSRTANAGDGEAGKLFGNTAIGSSPKKVAADAAKAVGAVTGADILKAMVKDNSDAVKFAKELTGNVSAIPKDAIIAGAIALRAMAKSGKFANGSASESKKVVEGAVVSAVTKALNTLTIAIRKTIDEGLKTVKDAMNINDAVAPVTIESDTVTK
- a CDS encoding variable large family protein produces the protein MKINIKNIKVGSICATLFISLFLSCNNGIEELEKQRDSILSISNLRQGFLDVFALFGDMVSDAFGIKADTTKEDIGRYFTNIADTMKSVKEKLNSIVAESGNYEKVKEKVNVFIKTIEKIEEGAKIAAGGAKGDAKIGGATVTGQEPTPADETSVNALVKGIKTIVGVLLESKGDPNATKTDGEKNKVVGKLFEKKASGTEEAAAAASASIGAITGADILKAIASSEKATENKDIDQASTAAEIAIAKANASGKQDIKEDARKDAVIAAGIALRAMAKSGKFAANNDAKHSNAVNGAAASAVNKTLSTLIIAIRNTVDSGLKIINKVLAEVKQEDQSSEVTASGTDTK
- a CDS encoding variable large family protein, which produces MKINIKNIRVKSICATLFISLFLSCNNSGESAEAEKRLTDVLMDVGRSTENAFYSFIELISDTLGLRVTRDTKKSQVGEYFSILGEKLGKTADALEQVAVKAVSDIDKDGLLSKAIREAVDSAKKTLEVLKGHLESLKDIGDSSQNIGEAVSNAGAKEGVAANQDKLKKVLTAFQGIVDEAVKVGVAKPEAGTLALNNATGVDNKDGAKILSTNSNTKPSPGDECKAATILATVSGKDMLASIVQSKENDSQIGGSGADGNTTAVSFAIGNSGSTVAQNSAKAAALAGGIALRSLVKDGKLARAAADGSAGEGKEIQGVGVTAVNKLLVAVEDLIKKTVKNAIGKAKEKINKAKSSQESVSEAGNK
- a CDS encoding variable large family protein codes for the protein MKINIKNIRVKSICATLFISLFLSCNNGIEELQKQRDSILSISNLRQGFLDIFTSFGDMLGGVLGIKADTKKEAIGKYFTDIADTIEKVKEKLSKVEVEYGKYPNVKTAVDKCIATLDKIVEGAKIAAGGATGSGTIGNVEQNQDANPADVTSVNALVKGIKTIIGIVFKQDEGKSDANVTDKNHNKTVGKLFNDKTNGAGEAEAAAASASIGAITGADILQAIAISKDAASGNKIETATNAAEIAAATMQLADKNIDIVDAQKDAVIAAGIALRAMAKGGKFSAKNDVKYVNAVKGAASSAVNKTLSTLIIAIRNTVDSGLKTISEALAAVKQGDVSSETSESGADK
- a CDS encoding variable large family protein, whose product is MKINIKNIKVKSICATLFISLFLSCNNGIEELEKKNQFLNSIANLGKGFLSVFTALGDMVTDTLGIKTDTTKDAIGKYFTNIATTMKSVKEQLNAIMAENGNYAKVKEKVNEFIKTIEKIEEGAKTAAGGARGSDAIGGATKSGQDAASAKKDSVNLIVNGLKAIVGVVLDSNEGNPTFDRTTGSEKVNIGKIFSGVKGSDGKEVQAAAANASIGAVSGADILKAISKSGEATSSVAINTATDAASVAACTTGGAQTLSSSIQKDAVIAAGIALRAMAEGGKFASDTTDAAKAADAINGAAASAVNKTLNTLVIAIRNTVDGGLKTISETLTAVKQGDVSAETSESVATK
- a CDS encoding variable large family protein; translated protein: MKVKSICVTLFISLFLSCNNGIEELEKRNTFLSSLAKLGNDFLSVFTSFGDSFGGTLGFNAVKSGDTGNAISAHFEKIGKGLGDTKGKLDGLAKEISSIPHADNTGVDGVIKEVSEVLTKLIDSVSRLAGVTKEAGKISDTNTSAAPPAGASAVDVKTVTEGVKAIIEIANEVAKNSGVNFIQKGNNGEQVKNATKAVEAPVGSNNNKASANAGPNLADEVSKADPWAMIAKIENAKTDGVILKGDDNNETGALAIGTNSSHSNVGAATTADLAAAVAFKAMTKTGKFSAQNDNEAVAVKAAAVSAVNKVLGIINFIIRKTINLELDKIKSAVQKIKYS
- a CDS encoding variable large family protein gives rise to the protein MSLFLSCNNGIEELQKRNTFLSSLANLGNDFLDVFTSFGDSLGGVLGFNASTKKSEVGDYFKKIETTVEGVKSKLNTIVENMKPEGNPNAEATAAVVKTLVSEKLDRIITGAKIASDTIGITGDELLGNVAAQNAGNAGTEVDNLVKGIKDIVDAVLKEGNADAGDANGPVKDATGAAGEARTASSGGTDGNAGKLFAKDGSGDAGNAAKAAKDASKAVGAVTGADILKAISTGVGSKAAVLALKILENVASVTAANQAKDVTIAGVIALRAMAKNGKFSGPSDGVKADVATAVKGAAVSAVTKALDTLTIAIRKTIDGGLKTVKDTIKINANDIPVTTESASATK